Proteins from a genomic interval of Garra rufa chromosome 4, GarRuf1.0, whole genome shotgun sequence:
- the LOC141333800 gene encoding low-density lipoprotein receptor-like encodes MDLSGSEQRNITYKRASPGPVSALNANKTIYWTSPENDIIYRMSLDSSDRRPTVLLKASIGIMGLAVDWLHELLYWVSTNTHALHVASLNGSRQSELISGLSRPTAVAVQPLLGYVFWADSEASPRIERASLDGTSRVALITSFIRCPVAISLDIHRGLLYWADSGLRTVSRVAFDGQHRKTVVESNGYLDKPFGLAVFESRVYWSDQLTNSICSADKHNGNMLQVSQRLGSVSPAGLVILHPLLQPADNDLLQSETRTPLPDSQFALLLSLTVIISLLLVGAVLWRQRSEFCAPRSLSPLGDGTLKESQDPLLLSRLPVVHEHKDGAQNGSTH; translated from the exons ATGGACCTCAGCGGCTCTGAACAAAGAAACATCACATATAAAAGAGCCTCACCAGGACCTGTTTCTGCACTTAATGCAAACAAGACAATATACTGGACCAGTCCTGAGAATGACATAATCTACAG GATGTCTTTAGACTCAAGTGACCGTAGACCAACTGTATTGTTAAAGGCCTCCATAGGCATTATGGGATTAGCAGTAGACTGGCTTCATGAGCTTCTGTACTGGGTCAGCACCAATACTCATGCCTTACATGTGGCCTCTCTGAATGGCTCCAGACAAAGTGAGCTCATCTCTGGGCTCTCCAGACCTACTGCAGTTGCTGTCCAGCCATTGCTAGG GTATGTGTTCTGGGCAGACAGTGAGGCATCTCCCAGAATTGAGCGTGCCAGTTTGGATGGGACGAGCAGAGTAGCACTCATAACTTCATTTATACGCTGTCCTGTTGCAATCTCTTTAG ATATCCATCGTGGTCTGCTGTACTGGGCTGACTCCGGACTGCGTACAGTATCAAGAGTTGCATTTGATGGGCAACATAGAAAGACGGTTGTAGAGTCCAACGGATATCTAGATAAACCATTTGGACTGGCCGTATTTGAG AGTCGAGTGTACTGGAGTGACCAGTTGACAAACTCTATTTGTAGTGCAGACAAGCACAATGGCAACATGCTCCAGGTTTCTCAGAGACTCGGATCTGTTTCACCAGCTGGACTGGTCATCCTTCACCCACTGTTACAGCCTGCAG ACAATGATCTGTTGCAGTCAGAAACAAGAACGCCACTTCCTGATTCACAATTTGCATTGCTTCTCTCATTGACTG TCATCATCAGTTTGCTGTTGGTGGGGGCAGTGCTATGGCGGCAGAGGTCTGAATTCTGTGCCCCTCGTTCTCTTTCTCCTCTTGGAGATGGGACGCTTAAAGAATCCCAGGATCCTCTTCTGTTATCCAGGCTGCCTGTAGTACATGAGCATAAA gATGGTGCACAGAATGGTTCAACACACTGA